A stretch of the Cloacibacillus sp. genome encodes the following:
- a CDS encoding GntR family transcriptional regulator produces the protein MEEKSLSVQVYEKIKADIISLKYPPSSVLKERELSESLGVSRTPVREAIQRLSQESWLVPGEGKRMQVRPVTIADVHEIIQIRNIVEYSAIDELLQNGESRVLAGQLDSILNEMKETTDEYSFTTLDLKFHYILVQSMNNERLLRFWSTVQEEVLRMGLLALRGQDRWKEVIKEHELMVETLWNKEPEEVRRAMKNHLEHSYAALISDLKKCIEN, from the coding sequence ATGGAAGAAAAATCATTGTCGGTACAGGTATACGAAAAAATAAAGGCGGATATCATCTCCCTTAAATATCCGCCCAGTTCCGTTTTGAAGGAGCGCGAGCTTTCCGAAAGCCTCGGAGTGAGCCGCACTCCTGTCAGAGAGGCGATACAGCGCCTTTCCCAGGAATCATGGCTCGTGCCGGGCGAAGGCAAGAGAATGCAGGTGAGGCCCGTCACAATAGCAGACGTCCATGAAATAATCCAAATCAGAAACATCGTCGAATACAGCGCGATTGACGAGCTTTTGCAAAACGGGGAATCTCGCGTGCTAGCGGGTCAGCTGGATTCTATTTTAAACGAGATGAAAGAGACGACGGACGAATACAGCTTTACGACGCTCGACCTCAAGTTTCACTACATCTTAGTCCAAAGCATGAATAACGAAAGACTGCTGCGCTTTTGGAGCACAGTGCAGGAAGAGGTGCTCAGAATGGGCCTGCTTGCGCTCCGTGGTCAGGACAGGTGGAAAGAGGTCATAAAAGAACACGAACTTATGGTGGAGACGCTCTGGAATAAAGAGCCTGAGGAAGTGCGCAGGGCAATGAAAAACCATTTGGAGCACAGTTATGCAGCATTGATAAGCGATTTAAAAAAATGTATCGAAAACTAG
- a CDS encoding cupin domain-containing protein encodes MAKQEYEIRDVDLHGEWRLVEGGYNGTMEKVLSHDPVTGNYTRLLKFPPHTEMPELLSHDFCEEIYVVDGYLTDTNKNLTMAKGYYGSRLPGMKHGPYSIPLGCMTMEFRYQDPTKPIDPECSLLKNKLGAPR; translated from the coding sequence ATGGCAAAGCAGGAATATGAAATTCGCGACGTTGATCTTCACGGTGAGTGGCGGCTTGTAGAGGGCGGCTACAACGGTACAATGGAGAAGGTGCTCTCACACGACCCTGTGACAGGAAATTATACGAGGCTTCTGAAGTTCCCGCCTCATACTGAGATGCCTGAGCTTTTGTCTCATGACTTCTGTGAGGAAATATACGTGGTGGACGGATATCTGACCGACACGAACAAAAACCTCACAATGGCCAAAGGGTATTACGGCTCACGCCTGCCCGGCATGAAGCACGGCCCGTACAGCATCCCCCTTGGCTGCATGACGATGGAGTTCCGTTATCAGGACCCCACAAAGCCAATCGACCCGGAATGCTCGCTCCTCAAAAATAAACTCGGCGCGCCAAGATAA
- a CDS encoding EamA family transporter — protein MKSAYCKYISALLLFGTNGIVASKIALPSYTIVFLRTLIGSLLLFSIFILTRNSFTFYKYPKQSFCLAISGIAMGLSWMFLYEAYSNLGVGIASLAYYCGPVIVMALSPLLFRERMTWGKTAGFLVVLIGIFLVNGQAAAHGATKWGVFCGAMSAVMYAFMVIFNMKSSPIAGLQNSSLQLGVSFLTVAVFVCLKQNVSFYVEPSDWYPIMILGLLNTGIGCYLYFSSIGELPVQTVAVCGYLEPLSAVAFSVIFLHEAMTPIQMAGGVMIIGGAMISERLKNKATA, from the coding sequence GTGAAAAGCGCATATTGTAAATATATATCAGCATTGCTGTTATTTGGGACAAACGGGATCGTAGCAAGTAAAATAGCGCTTCCAAGTTATACGATCGTATTTTTAAGGACACTGATAGGCAGCCTGCTGCTTTTTTCAATTTTTATTCTCACAAGAAATTCCTTCACGTTTTACAAATATCCCAAACAGTCCTTCTGCCTTGCTATATCCGGAATAGCCATGGGGTTAAGCTGGATGTTCCTCTATGAAGCCTATAGCAATCTAGGTGTAGGTATTGCGTCGCTGGCGTACTATTGCGGTCCGGTCATTGTCATGGCGCTTTCGCCGCTGTTGTTTCGAGAACGCATGACATGGGGGAAAACCGCGGGGTTTTTGGTCGTTTTGATTGGTATTTTTCTTGTCAATGGGCAGGCCGCCGCGCACGGCGCCACAAAATGGGGCGTCTTTTGCGGCGCCATGTCGGCTGTTATGTATGCCTTTATGGTCATCTTTAACATGAAGTCGTCTCCTATTGCAGGACTGCAAAATTCATCCCTCCAGCTGGGGGTCAGCTTTTTGACAGTCGCCGTATTTGTCTGCCTAAAGCAAAACGTTTCCTTCTACGTAGAGCCATCCGACTGGTATCCAATCATGATTCTTGGTCTGCTGAATACAGGCATTGGCTGTTACCTTTATTTTTCTTCCATCGGAGAACTTCCCGTGCAGACTGTGGCGGTCTGCGGTTACCTTGAGCCGTTGTCCGCGGTAGCCTTTTCCGTCATTTTTTTGCATGAGGCGATGACTCCCATCCAGATGGCGGGCGGAGTGATGATTATCGGAGGCGCCATGATCAGCGAGCGCCTAAAAAACAAAGCCACCGCCTGA
- a CDS encoding tRNA-dihydrouridine synthase has translation MKPNLSVEYCGVKFKNPMVIASASPSKNGEYMRRCAESGAGGVIAKTFSPEPLAQKYVSPRFTVLHKKGWPNNYSNYSCEFLATYNTDDWMKEMETAKKECDERNCTLVGSISGNSKESWSELAKRMEALGLPMIELNFGCPHPKDLGYKSGQELGNSPEAAAEVTRIVCDSVKIPVFVKLTSEAVSIVDAAQRCREAGAAGFTVVNRFSALDVDIETGRPLLHGGFAGVGGPWMRPITLKWIAKIAAATGMPISATNGIFSWEDVIKCIMCGATTVQTCTAIMYGPKQFGEVQNFLDGAEKYLIDHNIDDINKLRGITLPQITTWDKVDRDHTAISKVCQDKCVGCGLCPSWCFYDAIKMVDVDGKKKSSIDPNKCDGCGLCAALCPKDAIKMEGEVPIYLGDFN, from the coding sequence ATGAAACCCAATCTTTCTGTTGAATACTGCGGCGTAAAATTTAAAAATCCTATGGTCATTGCTTCAGCTTCTCCGAGCAAAAACGGAGAATACATGCGCAGATGCGCCGAGTCCGGCGCGGGCGGAGTCATTGCCAAGACATTCAGCCCCGAGCCTCTTGCGCAGAAATATGTTTCGCCCCGTTTCACCGTTCTCCACAAAAAAGGCTGGCCCAACAACTACTCAAACTATTCCTGTGAATTCCTCGCCACCTACAATACGGACGACTGGATGAAGGAGATGGAGACTGCCAAAAAAGAGTGCGACGAACGCAACTGCACTCTGGTAGGCAGCATCTCCGGCAACTCCAAAGAGAGCTGGAGCGAGCTTGCCAAACGCATGGAAGCGCTTGGCCTCCCCATGATCGAACTTAACTTCGGCTGCCCCCACCCTAAAGACCTCGGATACAAGAGCGGTCAGGAACTCGGAAATTCACCCGAGGCCGCGGCCGAGGTAACGCGCATCGTATGCGACTCCGTAAAGATACCAGTATTCGTAAAGCTGACCAGCGAAGCCGTAAGCATCGTAGACGCGGCTCAGCGCTGCCGTGAGGCCGGCGCCGCCGGGTTCACCGTCGTCAATCGTTTCTCCGCGCTTGACGTGGATATCGAAACTGGACGTCCGCTTCTGCACGGCGGCTTTGCCGGCGTCGGCGGCCCCTGGATGCGCCCCATCACGCTCAAATGGATCGCAAAAATTGCAGCGGCTACGGGAATGCCTATCTCCGCAACAAACGGCATATTCAGCTGGGAAGACGTTATTAAGTGTATCATGTGCGGAGCCACTACGGTACAGACCTGCACCGCCATCATGTACGGCCCCAAACAGTTCGGCGAAGTCCAAAATTTCCTGGACGGCGCTGAAAAATATCTGATCGACCACAACATCGACGATATAAACAAGCTGCGTGGTATCACTCTTCCGCAGATAACGACATGGGACAAGGTCGACCGCGACCATACTGCCATCAGCAAGGTGTGTCAGGATAAATGCGTCGGCTGCGGCCTCTGCCCGAGCTGGTGCTTCTACGACGCGATAAAAATGGTTGACGTCGACGGAAAGAAAAAGTCAAGCATCGACCCCAACAAATGCGACGGCTGCGGCCTCTGCGCGGCGCTTTGCCCGAAAGACGCGATAAAGATGGAAGGCGAAGTCCCAATTTATCTTGGGGACTTTAATTAA
- a CDS encoding DUF2848 family protein has product MEFKVLSKNGEEKVIDFIPKHIINAGYTGRDQAAVQAHIDELKAEGIPAPDKTPVYFTKFTDKLTQAAGFEVLDETDHSGEAEFALFFDKDEIYVGVGSDHTDRKLETIDIPKAKQVYPNTISRELWKLSEVIEHWDDIILRSWIKADGERKLFQEAKLTAMLDAAELVERTKQLLCNPDDTEGLVVYSGTVASLFKADYSPYFETELEDPILGRKLGNVYEMECKTSWYKGN; this is encoded by the coding sequence GTGGAATTTAAGGTTCTATCAAAAAACGGAGAAGAAAAGGTAATCGACTTTATCCCTAAACATATCATCAACGCAGGTTACACGGGAAGAGATCAGGCGGCGGTTCAGGCTCACATAGACGAACTGAAGGCCGAAGGGATACCGGCCCCTGACAAAACGCCGGTCTATTTTACAAAGTTCACCGATAAGCTTACGCAGGCAGCGGGCTTTGAGGTGCTCGACGAAACAGATCATTCTGGAGAGGCTGAGTTCGCGCTTTTTTTTGATAAAGACGAAATTTACGTTGGAGTAGGCAGCGACCATACGGACCGTAAGCTTGAGACGATAGACATTCCAAAGGCAAAACAGGTCTATCCGAATACGATCAGCAGAGAGCTGTGGAAATTGAGCGAGGTCATCGAACACTGGGACGATATAATACTTCGCAGCTGGATAAAGGCGGATGGAGAAAGGAAGCTGTTCCAGGAGGCGAAGCTTACGGCGATGCTAGACGCGGCGGAGCTTGTAGAAAGAACAAAGCAGCTTCTTTGCAACCCCGACGATACAGAGGGACTGGTAGTCTATTCAGGCACGGTAGCCTCTCTCTTTAAGGCAGACTACAGCCCTTACTTTGAAACGGAGCTAGAAGACCCGATCCTTGGAAGGAAACTTGGAAACGTTTACGAGATGGAGTGCAAGACATCCTGGTATAAAGGCAACTAA